One Pseudomonas abieticivorans genomic region harbors:
- a CDS encoding TonB-dependent siderophore receptor, whose product MRSGDRQGHRKKTSLHKGAGIICLSAALLSLGNTAFAKPVKVDIPKQPLDSALREFGQQTGLQVIYSADLIRNAQSSRVSGNLESETALQLLLDGTGYSFRIENGTVILEAAAAVDTGITLQSTAITSQGMGEMTENSGSYTTGAVSVGSKTPTSLRDTPQSVSVLTSQLLEDRSVTSLQDALKYAPGVTVQKTTSDTYEFYSRGFNIDSIQIDGAAPMALSSVATSFYSRRLYNLVEFDHVEVLRGSGALFGGVGDPGGVINLVRKRPLSDFQLKFEAAAGSWDNYRSQVDLTGPLTDSGNVRGRLVTAYTDRQYFTDKLATQKPTVYGVVEVDLTPQTMLTLGGMYESTHSNSSLGLPRYTTGADIGLPRHTNLGQNWSYMDNISQEIFTKVDHYFDNDWKLNVSYTNTRDSGRALAAVSGNAVNPVTLAGPVWRASYNVYSTEQDLVDSNLSGKFEAFGREHEFVLGGDYQRVTSRWQGSGVFTGTGVPIDVFDPGYWKPTSISLATPRDYSPNTQEQYGMYTRLSLQLADPFKFILGGRLARYHFEQTYTNAGVVQSDIDMREPTRFVPYFGAIYDLDEQWSLYGSYSKIFKPQQSYLKGPIGSNDVLDPLVGNTSEVGIKGELFDGRLNTSLGVFYTKRKNGAVQDTNYPQASVLYGGSCCYVNQGEVVSKGFELQASGEIMKDWMLMSSYVYNYNKNESDSTALSTITPKHQFKVWTTYQLPGVLQDWTVGGGVDLQSATYVSGTTSQVDGNGTVVQTNIPFDYKQSGYAVWDALLKYRVDDHWTVSLNANNLFDKTYYQTVSSAANGNFYGDPRNYMLTLRGEF is encoded by the coding sequence CGCAGGCATCATTTGCCTATCGGCAGCGTTGCTGTCGTTAGGCAATACGGCGTTTGCAAAACCTGTGAAGGTTGATATTCCCAAGCAGCCGCTGGACAGCGCCCTGCGCGAGTTCGGCCAGCAGACCGGCTTGCAGGTGATTTACTCTGCCGACCTGATCCGCAATGCCCAGTCTTCCAGAGTCTCCGGCAACCTTGAGTCCGAAACGGCCCTGCAGTTACTGCTCGACGGTACGGGCTACAGCTTCCGCATCGAGAACGGCACGGTCATCCTCGAGGCGGCGGCGGCCGTCGACACCGGCATCACGCTGCAGTCCACGGCCATCACCAGCCAGGGCATGGGCGAGATGACCGAGAACAGCGGCTCCTACACCACCGGTGCCGTGAGCGTTGGCTCCAAGACCCCAACCAGCCTGCGTGACACCCCGCAGTCGGTGTCGGTATTGACCAGCCAATTGCTTGAAGACCGCAGTGTCACCAGCTTGCAGGACGCGCTCAAGTACGCGCCGGGCGTGACGGTGCAAAAAACCACCAGTGATACCTACGAGTTCTATTCGCGTGGGTTCAACATCGACAGTATCCAGATCGACGGCGCCGCGCCGATGGCACTGTCGTCCGTGGCCACCAGCTTCTATTCGCGCCGGTTGTACAACCTGGTTGAGTTCGACCACGTCGAAGTACTGCGCGGCTCGGGCGCCCTGTTCGGTGGTGTGGGTGACCCAGGCGGCGTGATCAACCTGGTACGAAAGCGCCCCCTGTCCGATTTCCAATTGAAGTTCGAGGCGGCGGCTGGCTCCTGGGACAACTATCGCTCGCAGGTTGACCTGACCGGGCCGTTGACCGACAGCGGCAACGTGCGCGGCCGCTTGGTGACGGCCTATACCGACCGCCAATACTTCACCGACAAACTGGCCACACAGAAGCCGACCGTTTACGGTGTGGTGGAAGTCGACTTGACCCCCCAGACCATGCTGACCTTGGGCGGCATGTATGAAAGCACCCACTCCAACTCTTCGCTGGGGCTGCCGCGCTACACCACCGGCGCCGATATCGGCCTGCCACGTCACACCAACCTGGGCCAGAACTGGTCCTACATGGACAATATCTCGCAAGAGATTTTCACCAAGGTCGACCACTACTTTGATAACGACTGGAAACTGAACGTTTCCTACACCAATACCCGTGACTCCGGCAGGGCGCTGGCAGCCGTGTCCGGTAACGCGGTGAACCCCGTGACCCTGGCCGGGCCGGTCTGGCGCGCCAGCTATAACGTGTACTCCACCGAGCAAGACCTGGTGGACAGCAACCTCTCTGGCAAATTCGAAGCCTTTGGCCGCGAGCATGAGTTTGTGCTGGGTGGCGACTACCAGCGCGTGACCAGCCGCTGGCAGGGCTCTGGGGTATTCACCGGTACCGGCGTGCCGATCGACGTATTCGACCCCGGCTACTGGAAACCTACCTCGATCTCCCTGGCAACCCCGCGCGACTACAGCCCCAACACCCAAGAGCAGTACGGTATGTACACCCGGCTGTCGCTGCAACTGGCCGACCCCTTCAAGTTCATCCTGGGTGGGCGCCTGGCGCGTTATCACTTCGAGCAAACCTACACCAACGCCGGGGTAGTGCAGAGCGACATCGACATGCGCGAGCCGACGCGGTTCGTGCCGTACTTTGGGGCCATCTACGACCTTGATGAGCAGTGGTCGCTGTATGGCAGCTACTCGAAAATCTTCAAACCCCAGCAAAGCTACCTCAAAGGGCCGATCGGCAGTAACGATGTGCTTGATCCGCTGGTGGGCAATACTTCCGAAGTCGGTATCAAGGGCGAGTTGTTCGATGGCCGCCTGAACACCAGCCTGGGCGTGTTCTACACCAAGCGTAAAAATGGCGCGGTGCAAGACACCAATTACCCGCAGGCATCGGTGCTATACGGCGGCAGCTGCTGCTACGTCAACCAGGGCGAGGTCGTCAGCAAGGGCTTCGAGTTGCAAGCCTCGGGCGAGATCATGAAAGACTGGATGCTGATGTCCAGCTATGTGTACAACTACAACAAGAACGAGTCCGACAGCACGGCCTTGAGCACTATTACCCCCAAACACCAGTTCAAGGTGTGGACCACCTACCAACTGCCGGGCGTGCTGCAGGACTGGACCGTGGGCGGTGGTGTCGACCTGCAGAGCGCCACCTACGTCAGCGGTACCACCTCGCAGGTCGATGGCAACGGTACCGTGGTGCAAACCAATATCCCCTTCGACTACAAGCAAAGCGGTTATGCGGTGTGGGATGCCTTGCTGAAATATCGCGTGGATGACCATTGGACCGTGTCGCTCAATGCCAACAACCTGTTCGATAAAACCTATTATCAGACTGTGTCCAGCGCCGCCAACGGCAACTTCTATGGCGACCCTCGCAACTACATGCTGACCCTGCGCGGCGAGTTCTGA